From a region of the Mytilus galloprovincialis chromosome 3, xbMytGall1.hap1.1, whole genome shotgun sequence genome:
- the LOC143068320 gene encoding mediator of RNA polymerase II transcription subunit 17-like, translating to MTTPVPVCVEAVLESQIQEVRVEGDGQDIQEVYAPQLSMSENLAKLANKIDFYKDECEEKGKPTSEGEKESEEEKATTFQPSLWPWDSVRNKLKASLTEMSVLLDVLNIAKRKNYMVLDQVSQPAPDPKTALQLASKKQALTTSANILMNSAERLKKSQAEGTSKHNDFHIELLKLRQNWRLKKVGNTILGDLSYKTAGSRFWQGGTFEVLKTTTSTSTEPEGSVTKGGLEVVIPNDLRGVAYIQVEVKSVPEKMDLTSAIMRLPSELGTVHTGTYWQQKLQAAQNVLFCKEIFSQLAREAVQTNSSVPHLVVGNQIITNVFPGIQLSIILCHSTGKEKNKRPPPAPPKLDHNHVLEHSLHQLLRELHYKNIHYPPPHPVTAMIGVSKKRRMAGPLAMCRQDLLEMADNESLLEQVIKQTKHHVLRQKTMGVLDRYAITLSDPQLANHWNCVNSSLESSCRVLITSQGYDLRIWHSFMVHIYVDKIKVITREGRVLILSYEEKELEDFILWQISQHQISVSQNLCRLMGWHMLNTTGALGVSDLESSATASALVMASPNHNKALAIKSGPSTGTKVFIQSCPKENQSRIVTKDEKWSFVGCEFQEVDMNKFEGRNFPSKLETLMAVLTRTAT from the exons ATGACTACTCCAGTTCCAGTTTGTGTTGAAGCAGTTTTAGAAAGTCAAATACAAGAAGTCCGAGTAGAAGGCGATGGACAAGATATTCAAGAGGTTTATGCCCC ACAACTGTCTATGTCAGAGAATTTGGCCAAGTTAGCCAACAAAATAGATTTTTATAAAGATGAATGTGAAGAAAAGGGAAAACCCACATCAGAAGGAGAAAAAGAATCAGAAGAAGAAAAAGCGACAACATTTCAACCATCATTATGGCCATGGGATTCAGTTAGAAATAAACTCAa GGCTTCCCTGACAGAGATGAGTGTCCTGCTAGATGTTTTAAACATTGCCAAGAGAAAGAATTATATGGTGTTAGATCAAGTATCTCAACCAGCCCCAGATCCAAAGACTGCTTTACAATTAGCTTCTAAAAAGCAG gCATTAACCACATCAgcaaatattttaatgaatagtgctgaaagattaaaaaaatcccaGGCAGAAGGTACATCTAAGCATAATGATTTTCACATAGAGCTGCTAAAACTAAGACAAAACTGGAGACTTAAAAAAGTGGGAAATACAATTCTAGGAGATCTAAGTTATAAAACAG CTGGTTCAAGGTTTTGGCAGGGAGGAACCTTTGAAGTTTTAAAGACCACCACTAGTACATCTACAGAACCTGAAGGATCTGTCACTAAGGGAGGTTTAGAGGTTGTTATTCCTAATGATCTGAGGGGTGTGGCATACATACAGGTGGAAGTCAAATCTGTACCAG AGAAAATGGATCTAACAAGTGCCATTATGAGATTACCATCAGAACTTGGTACAGTACACACAGGAACATACTGGCAACAAAAACTACAGGCAGCACAAAATGTTCTCTTTTGTAAAGAAATATTTTCTCAG TTAGCAAGAGAAGCAGTTCAAACAAACTCATCAGTACCACATCTTGTTGTAGGAAACCAAATTATCACAAAT GTGTTTCCAGGAATACAGTTGTCAATAATACTCTGTCACTCAACagggaaagaaaaaaacaaaagg CCACCTCCAGCTCCACCTAAACTTGATCATAATCATGTGTTAGAACATTCACTTCATCAACTTCTGAGAGAATTACATTATAAAAACATTCATTATCCACCTCCACATCCAGTCACAGCAATGATTGGTGTTAGTAAGAAACGGAGAATGGCTGGGCCTTTAGCCATGTGTCGACAAGATCTGCTGGAAATGGCAGACAA TGAATCTTTACTGGAACAAGTTATTAAACAGACAAAACATCATGTTTTAAGACAAAA aaccATGGGAGTATTAGATAGATATGCTATAACTTTGTCAGATCCACAGTTAGCTAACCACTGGAATTGTGTCAACTCTAGTCTAGAATCTAGTTGTAGGGTACTCATCACTTCACAGGGCTATGATCTCAG AATATGGCACAGTTTTATGGTACACATTTATGTGGATAAAATCAAAGTTATAACGAGAGAGGGACGAGTATTAATTCTGTCCTATGAAGAAAAAGAATTAGAAGACTTTATTTTGTGGCAA ATATCACAGCATCAGATAAGTGTATCACAAAATTTGTGTCGTCTAATGGGATGGCATATGTTAAATACTACTGGTGCTCTTGGTGTGTCAGACCTAGAATCATCAGCAACAGCATCAGCACTTGTCATGGCTTCACCTAATCATAACAA ggCTCTAGCAATTAAAAGTGGTCCTTCAACTGGAACCAAGGTGTTCATACAGTCTTGTCCTAAAGAAAATCAATCCAGGATTGTGACAAAGGATGAAAAATGGTCATTTGTGGGATGTGAATTTCAGGAAGTTGACATGAATAAATTTGAGGGTCGTAATTTTCCCTCAAAACTAGAAACTTTAATGGCAGTTTTGACAAGGACagctacatga